One segment of Brassica napus cultivar Da-Ae chromosome C3, Da-Ae, whole genome shotgun sequence DNA contains the following:
- the BNAC03G66540D gene encoding uncharacterized protein BNAC03G66540D, which yields MNAGKQASWTVATVIAVVEVLKDQGVARWNYPLRLLHKNAMAHVRTIIIPSRSSPPPPASSSSSADIIRSKQRMTKSFEKAMGLSCFGPTTVRF from the coding sequence ATGAACGCCGGAAAGCAAGCTTCGTGGACAGTGGCGACTGTGATAGCTGTGGTGGAAGTGCTCAAGGACCAAGGCGTTGCTCGCTGGAACTACCCTCTCCGTTTACTCCACAAAAACGCCATGGCTCATGTCCGTACCATCATTATCCCATCTCGctcctctcctcctcctcctgcgtcttcttcttcatcggcTGATATTATCAGATCCAAACAGCGCATGACCAAGTCCTTTGAGAAAGCTATGGGGCTTAGCTGCTTTGGTCCCACCACCGTTAGATTCTAA